A region of Candidatus Methylomirabilota bacterium DNA encodes the following proteins:
- a CDS encoding cyclase family protein, with translation MIRRAILPVAAALLVLAFSTSSFAQTDCKKLVPASPWGPNDQTGATNRVTPAVTKAAAAEIKEGKVIPMSYPLVDGVPLFGSRFTKTILTAVSLAPGASFGENELTYMEDTWLSQSHVGTHLDGMGHIGRKDCYYNQTPIGKFITQNNITKLGLENLKSFATRGVVVDMVKVFQQANKFKGNAACKKPCLEKGTVITAADIQAGLKMYNTTLREGDIVVVHTGWGDLFEQYPAQNALFNSGEPGIGKDAATWLISQKVVAVGSDQWAVEVIPGENPKEAFIVHNMLLTDNGIHIIENVRTDLIAAEAAATGRATFFFNMTVPRAVGMTGNFVAIDGIR, from the coding sequence ATGATCCGACGAGCGATCCTACCGGTGGCAGCGGCCCTGCTGGTGCTCGCATTCAGCACGTCGTCGTTCGCGCAGACCGACTGCAAGAAGCTGGTTCCGGCCTCGCCGTGGGGCCCGAACGATCAGACCGGCGCCACCAATCGCGTCACTCCCGCCGTGACCAAGGCCGCCGCGGCCGAGATCAAGGAGGGCAAGGTCATCCCGATGTCGTATCCGCTGGTGGACGGGGTCCCCCTCTTCGGGAGCCGCTTCACCAAGACCATCCTCACCGCGGTGTCGCTCGCGCCGGGCGCCTCCTTCGGCGAGAACGAGCTGACCTACATGGAAGACACCTGGCTCAGCCAGAGCCACGTCGGCACCCACCTGGACGGCATGGGGCACATCGGGCGGAAGGACTGCTACTACAATCAGACCCCGATCGGGAAGTTCATCACCCAGAACAACATCACCAAGCTGGGCCTCGAGAACCTCAAGTCCTTCGCGACCCGCGGCGTGGTGGTGGACATGGTGAAGGTCTTCCAGCAGGCCAACAAGTTCAAGGGCAATGCGGCCTGCAAGAAGCCCTGCCTGGAGAAGGGTACCGTCATCACCGCGGCCGACATCCAGGCCGGGCTCAAGATGTACAACACCACGCTGCGCGAGGGCGACATCGTGGTCGTCCACACCGGCTGGGGCGATCTCTTCGAGCAGTACCCGGCTCAGAACGCGCTGTTCAACTCGGGCGAGCCCGGCATCGGCAAGGACGCCGCCACCTGGCTCATCTCGCAGAAGGTCGTCGCGGTCGGCTCCGATCAGTGGGCGGTCGAGGTGATCCCGGGGGAGAACCCGAAGGAAGCCTTCATCGTGCACAACATGCTGCTGACCGATAACGGCATCCACATCATCGAGAACGTGCGCACCGATCTCATCGCCGCCGAGGCCGCGGCCACCGGGCGCGCCACCTTCTTCTTCAACATGACCGTCCCGCGAGCGGTCGGCATGACCGGCAACTTCGTCGCCATCGACGGCATCCGCTAG
- a CDS encoding cation transporter, with amino-acid sequence MSDCCAVPAEVPEDQRRLLLLVLGINAAVFLIECGVGLAVRSTALLADSMDMLGDALVYGVSLYVVRRGPAWQARAALLKGSVMAAFGVGVLAEVVGKLVRPVVPPATVMAVLGVLALGANLVCLALLWRRKADDINMRSAWLCSRNDVLANAGVLLAAAGVAITHAGWPDVAIGLLIAALFVFSAVGVVREAWNGRRAFVTGPTR; translated from the coding sequence GTGAGCGACTGCTGCGCCGTTCCCGCCGAGGTACCGGAGGATCAGCGACGGCTCCTCCTGCTGGTCCTGGGGATCAACGCAGCGGTGTTCCTGATCGAGTGTGGCGTCGGCCTGGCCGTGCGCTCCACCGCGCTGCTCGCCGACTCGATGGACATGCTGGGCGATGCGCTGGTCTACGGCGTGAGCCTCTACGTCGTTCGCCGCGGCCCGGCCTGGCAGGCGCGCGCGGCCCTGCTCAAGGGCTCGGTGATGGCGGCCTTCGGCGTCGGGGTGCTCGCGGAGGTGGTGGGCAAGCTCGTGCGCCCCGTCGTGCCCCCGGCGACGGTGATGGCCGTGCTTGGCGTGCTGGCCCTCGGGGCCAATCTCGTCTGCCTGGCGCTCCTGTGGCGGCGGAAGGCCGACGACATCAACATGCGCTCGGCGTGGCTCTGCTCGCGCAACGACGTCCTCGCCAACGCCGGCGTGCTGCTGGCCGCCGCGGGAGTCGCGATCACCCACGCCGGGTGGCCGGATGTCGCCATCGGGCTGCTGATCGCCGCGCTGTTCGTCTTCTCCGCGGTCGGGGTCGTTCGCGAGGCGTGGAATGGCCGACGCGCCTTCGTGACTGGTCCGACCAGGTGA
- a CDS encoding CPXCG motif-containing cysteine-rich protein: MSYDCAFCGEENEVFVDPSGGDRQTFTEDCAVCCRPNLITLAVDAEGEVTIEAVQEYEA, encoded by the coding sequence GTGTCCTACGATTGCGCGTTCTGCGGCGAGGAGAACGAGGTCTTCGTGGACCCGAGCGGCGGCGACCGCCAGACGTTCACCGAGGACTGCGCGGTGTGCTGTCGCCCCAATCTCATCACCCTCGCGGTCGACGCCGAGGGCGAGGTGACGATCGAGGCCGTGCAGGAGTACGAGGCCTAG
- a CDS encoding SDR family NAD(P)-dependent oxidoreductase — protein MRFQGKVALISAAGAGIGRATAMIIGREGGTVVGVDVEQGALDRLTADVGAAGGRALALRADALDAASVEGVVGRAVDAYGRIDILVNAVGGSTIVSRPAAPLDELTLPEWERLLHFNLTGTFLLTHAVIPVMKRQRSGKIVNLSSIAGRGLSRESSSAYATAKGGIIALTRKLAFELGPHGINVNAIAPSLTLSERIRPHWERRSAEGQAAEIKRTPLGRVATPEDQARVICFLASSDADFVSGVTIDVTGGQ, from the coding sequence ATGCGATTCCAGGGCAAGGTGGCGCTGATCTCGGCCGCGGGCGCCGGGATCGGCCGCGCGACCGCGATGATCATCGGCCGCGAGGGCGGCACGGTGGTCGGGGTGGACGTGGAGCAGGGCGCGCTCGATCGGCTCACCGCGGACGTGGGCGCGGCCGGCGGCCGCGCGCTGGCGCTGCGCGCCGACGCGCTCGACGCCGCGTCGGTGGAGGGCGTGGTCGGCCGGGCGGTCGACGCCTACGGGCGCATCGACATCCTGGTCAACGCGGTGGGCGGCAGCACCATCGTGAGCCGCCCCGCCGCGCCGCTCGACGAGCTGACGCTTCCGGAATGGGAGCGGCTGCTCCACTTCAACCTCACCGGCACGTTCCTCCTCACCCACGCGGTGATCCCGGTGATGAAGCGGCAGCGGAGCGGCAAGATCGTCAACCTCTCCTCCATCGCCGGGCGCGGGCTCAGCCGGGAGAGCTCGAGCGCCTACGCCACCGCCAAGGGCGGCATCATCGCGCTGACCCGCAAGCTCGCCTTCGAGCTGGGGCCGCACGGCATCAACGTCAACGCGATCGCGCCCAGCCTCACCCTGTCCGAGCGCATCCGGCCGCACTGGGAGCGGCGCTCCGCGGAGGGCCAGGCCGCCGAGATCAAGCGCACGCCGCTCGGCCGGGTCGCCACTCCCGAGGACCAGGCTCGCGTCATCTGCTTCCTGGCCTCGTCCGATGCCGACTTCGTGAGCGGCGTCACCATCGACGTGACCGGCGGGCAATAG
- a CDS encoding extradiol ring-cleavage dioxygenase, which translates to MGAILGLGMTHYPPLTGTDANMAAILRRVQQDPGLPPHLREPAGWPAPMRAEYGHDGGTASAAGHRDALLKHFRKARRLLDEFRPDVVIIWGDDQHENFTADVIPPFCVLAYDEVEARPWHRPGLPPNVWNEPADTTFRITGHRAAGKHLATGLLEQGVDMAYAYKPLHYPGLAHAFLNTIMFLDYDRVGFPYPVIAFQVNCYGRRVIAQRGGRASLANPVFEADLDPPSPSPRRCMEVGAATARVMRDSPWRTALIASSSWSHAFLTDKNHQLYPDIESDRRLYDALRVGDYDTWRKTPLAAIEASGQQEMLNWYMLAGAMEALGRKPDECDFIETWSFNSNKCFATFMP; encoded by the coding sequence ATGGGCGCGATCCTCGGGCTGGGCATGACGCACTACCCTCCGCTGACCGGCACCGACGCCAACATGGCGGCCATTTTGCGTCGAGTCCAGCAGGATCCCGGGCTGCCCCCGCATCTCCGCGAGCCCGCCGGCTGGCCGGCTCCGATGCGCGCCGAGTACGGCCACGATGGCGGCACCGCCAGCGCGGCTGGCCACCGGGACGCCCTGCTCAAGCACTTCCGCAAGGCCCGGCGCCTCCTCGACGAGTTCCGGCCCGACGTGGTGATCATCTGGGGCGACGACCAGCACGAGAACTTCACCGCCGACGTCATCCCGCCGTTCTGCGTGCTGGCCTACGACGAGGTCGAGGCCCGGCCCTGGCATCGGCCCGGCCTGCCGCCCAACGTCTGGAACGAGCCGGCCGACACGACGTTCCGCATCACCGGCCATCGCGCCGCCGGCAAGCACCTGGCGACCGGCCTGCTCGAGCAAGGCGTGGACATGGCCTACGCCTACAAGCCGCTCCACTACCCGGGGCTGGCCCACGCGTTCCTGAACACGATCATGTTCCTCGACTACGACCGGGTCGGCTTCCCCTACCCGGTGATCGCCTTCCAGGTGAACTGCTACGGGCGCCGCGTGATCGCCCAGCGCGGCGGGCGCGCGAGCCTCGCCAACCCGGTGTTCGAGGCCGATCTGGACCCGCCCTCGCCCTCCCCGCGGCGGTGCATGGAAGTCGGCGCGGCCACCGCGCGGGTGATGCGTGACAGCCCCTGGCGCACCGCGCTCATCGCCTCGTCGAGCTGGTCGCACGCCTTCCTGACCGACAAGAACCATCAGCTCTATCCGGACATCGAGTCGGATCGCCGGCTCTACGACGCGCTCCGGGTGGGTGACTACGACACCTGGCGCAAGACGCCGCTCGCGGCCATCGAGGCCTCGGGCCAGCAGGAGATGCTGAACTGGTACATGCTGGCCGGGGCCATGGAAGCGCTCGGCCGCAAGCCGGACGAGTGCGACTTCATCGAGACCTGGTCGTTCAACTCGAACAAGTGCTTCGCCACGTTCATGCCCTGA
- a CDS encoding Rieske 2Fe-2S domain-containing protein, translated as MPTPPRSTSPLDRTDARPTSGIPRLTGDIRPLIPKLGLRNYWYPAIEDRAVGRRKPLKVSLLGEELCLFRGAGGDVVAIQDVCPHRGARLSEGDCHYRGTVACPYHGWVYDESGKNMMVLSEGPDSSVCGKAGTEARAYPTRTLKGLVFVWIGEGSPAPIEEDVPEEFFDEETLILLGQVDWRCNWEVALENSMDSHVNYVHRNAIVVARSGFIARGAQGEHPIFVGNGFGGDVAESNYLRQNPRQDVYPDGRKWPRTTYRRLWTWLTRPLADRARRHIPPPRSAKWCGGHHLPGMFRAEFGWDLYTRMCVPVEENLTRVWYYHCLRPKTAIGRMVERLAYATLHRWIIEYNFSRQDERVMINQRYDTPEKLSSTDAEVIQWRRLVVTKHFGGRDAPFEYKNPDGLSPEAVPIERVSVRYLQEQRRRAG; from the coding sequence GTGCCGACACCTCCCCGGTCCACCTCCCCGCTCGACCGCACCGACGCGCGTCCGACCAGCGGCATCCCGAGGCTCACCGGCGACATCCGGCCGCTGATTCCGAAGCTCGGGCTGCGGAACTACTGGTATCCGGCGATCGAGGATCGCGCGGTCGGCCGGCGCAAGCCGCTCAAGGTCTCGCTCCTCGGGGAGGAGCTGTGCCTCTTCCGCGGCGCGGGGGGCGACGTGGTGGCCATCCAGGACGTCTGCCCCCATCGCGGCGCGCGCCTCAGCGAGGGCGACTGCCACTACCGCGGCACGGTGGCCTGCCCCTACCACGGCTGGGTCTACGACGAGTCCGGCAAGAACATGATGGTGCTCTCCGAGGGGCCCGATTCGAGCGTGTGCGGCAAGGCCGGCACGGAGGCCCGGGCGTACCCGACGCGGACGCTCAAGGGGCTGGTGTTCGTGTGGATCGGCGAGGGATCGCCCGCGCCGATCGAGGAGGACGTGCCCGAGGAGTTCTTCGACGAGGAGACGCTGATCCTCCTCGGGCAGGTCGACTGGCGGTGCAACTGGGAAGTCGCCCTCGAGAACTCGATGGACTCGCACGTCAACTACGTCCACCGCAACGCGATCGTGGTGGCCCGGAGCGGGTTCATCGCCCGCGGCGCGCAGGGCGAGCATCCCATCTTCGTGGGCAACGGCTTCGGCGGCGACGTGGCCGAGAGCAACTACCTGCGCCAGAACCCGCGGCAGGACGTCTATCCCGACGGACGCAAGTGGCCCCGGACGACCTATCGCCGGCTCTGGACGTGGCTGACCCGTCCCCTCGCCGACCGCGCGCGCCGCCACATTCCACCGCCCCGCTCCGCGAAGTGGTGCGGCGGCCATCACCTGCCCGGCATGTTCCGGGCCGAGTTCGGGTGGGATCTCTACACGCGCATGTGCGTGCCGGTCGAGGAGAACCTCACGCGCGTCTGGTACTACCACTGCCTGCGGCCGAAGACCGCGATCGGCCGGATGGTGGAGCGCCTGGCCTACGCGACGCTGCACCGGTGGATCATCGAGTACAACTTCTCGCGCCAGGACGAGCGCGTGATGATCAACCAGCGCTACGACACGCCGGAGAAGCTCTCCTCGACCGACGCCGAGGTCATCCAGTGGCGCCGCCTGGTGGTGACCAAGCACTTCGGCGGCCGCGACGCGCCGTTCGAGTACAAGAACCCCGACGGCCTGTCGCCTGAGGCGGTCCCGATCGAGCGGGTGTCGGTGCGCTACCTGCAGGAGCAGCGGCGCAGAGCGGGGTAA
- a CDS encoding PEP-CTERM sorting domain-containing protein: MRRIRIFFLLETLLIALAITPAEAVPVQGPDGYFYEVVPTPVTWPTARAAARASSHQGVPGHLAIVTSAAVDSFLAGLAPIGWLGGSDQASEGTWTWSDGPQANQVFWIGGPGGSAPGGVYTNWGLAQPDNGGVQNFLLRGPGGWDDFGGVQPYYVRYAAPEPGTFLLFGAALAGAGLASWHQRRRGRALDRMGR; this comes from the coding sequence ATGCGGCGCATCCGGATCTTCTTTCTCCTCGAGACGCTCCTCATCGCACTCGCGATCACCCCGGCCGAGGCCGTGCCGGTTCAAGGTCCCGACGGCTACTTCTACGAGGTCGTGCCGACACCGGTGACCTGGCCCACCGCGCGGGCGGCCGCGCGGGCGTCGTCGCATCAGGGCGTGCCCGGCCATCTGGCGATCGTCACGTCGGCGGCGGTGGATTCCTTCCTCGCCGGGCTGGCGCCGATCGGATGGCTCGGCGGCTCCGACCAGGCCTCCGAGGGCACGTGGACCTGGAGCGACGGGCCCCAGGCGAATCAGGTTTTCTGGATCGGCGGGCCGGGCGGCTCGGCTCCCGGCGGTGTCTACACGAACTGGGGCCTCGCGCAGCCGGACAACGGCGGCGTCCAGAACTTCCTCCTCCGCGGCCCCGGCGGCTGGGACGACTTCGGCGGCGTCCAGCCGTACTACGTCCGCTATGCCGCGCCGGAGCCGGGCACGTTCCTCCTCTTCGGCGCCGCGCTCGCCGGCGCCGGTTTGGCGAGCTGGCATCAGCGGAGACGGGGGCGCGCGCTCGACCGGATGGGCCGCTGA
- a CDS encoding SDR family oxidoreductase, protein MTSLAGKVAVVTGTSPNIGGGIAEGLADEGAVVACVDLASENALQCAEAIRRRGGQALGIACDITDEGQVQAMVARVRDAHGGVDILVNNAGILGGLGVLEMPVERWNRQFAVNLTGTFLCTKHVARLMVEQRRRGSIVVVVSTAGHQGQAGNIAYSTSKGGLLNFTRAAAMDLARHGIRVNSLTPTATDTDEAAERAVTWGRPRPEAHARGLDFPKMVPMGRLPSPRHYARAVVFLAGDDAEMITGTDLRVDAGAIAKYWPWIPNA, encoded by the coding sequence ATGACCTCGCTCGCCGGCAAGGTCGCCGTCGTCACCGGCACCAGCCCCAACATCGGCGGGGGCATCGCGGAGGGGCTCGCCGACGAGGGCGCCGTCGTCGCCTGCGTGGACCTGGCGTCGGAGAACGCCCTGCAGTGCGCGGAGGCCATCCGGCGGCGCGGCGGCCAGGCCCTCGGCATCGCGTGCGACATCACCGACGAGGGACAGGTCCAGGCGATGGTGGCGCGCGTGCGCGACGCCCACGGCGGCGTGGACATCCTGGTCAACAACGCGGGCATCCTCGGCGGGCTCGGCGTGCTCGAGATGCCGGTGGAGCGCTGGAACCGCCAGTTCGCGGTCAACCTGACCGGCACGTTCCTCTGCACGAAGCACGTGGCCCGCCTCATGGTCGAGCAGCGGCGCCGCGGCAGCATCGTGGTGGTCGTCTCCACCGCGGGCCATCAGGGCCAGGCCGGCAACATCGCCTACTCGACCAGCAAGGGCGGCCTGCTCAACTTCACGCGCGCCGCCGCCATGGACCTGGCCCGGCACGGCATCCGGGTCAACAGCCTCACGCCGACCGCCACCGACACCGACGAGGCGGCCGAGCGCGCGGTGACGTGGGGACGGCCGCGGCCCGAGGCGCACGCTCGCGGCCTGGATTTCCCGAAGATGGTGCCGATGGGCCGGCTGCCGAGCCCGCGCCACTACGCCCGCGCGGTGGTGTTCCTGGCCGGCGACGACGCCGAGATGATCACGGGCACCGACCTGCGGGTGGACGCCGGCGCGATCGCGAAGTACTGGCCGTGGATCCCGAACGCGTGA
- a CDS encoding LLM class F420-dependent oxidoreductase, protein MNIGISVPLPAYLVDVGVMARTAEELGFESFWCAEHPFIPVHTTSRFPGSEDGVIPEAYSHFIDPFVALARASGTTRRIALGTGIVLVPERHPLLLAKEVSTLDLFSGGRFLFGIGAGWLREETQLMGGDFDHRWTQTRESILAMKELWTKPEAEFHGKYYDFPPVRSNPKPRQKPHPPVLLGGDARNVLERIVDWGDGWLPNRVTPDQLREKRATLDRLAREAGRDPATITISVHGQPADRDLIERLHEAGATRVIVRPATTRSEPDMVRELTRIADTVLR, encoded by the coding sequence ATGAACATCGGCATCTCGGTGCCCCTGCCGGCCTATCTGGTCGACGTGGGGGTCATGGCCCGCACCGCCGAAGAGCTCGGCTTCGAGTCGTTCTGGTGCGCCGAGCATCCCTTCATCCCGGTCCACACCACCAGTCGCTTCCCCGGCTCCGAGGACGGGGTGATTCCGGAGGCGTACTCGCACTTCATCGATCCCTTCGTGGCCCTGGCGCGCGCTTCCGGGACCACTCGCCGCATCGCGCTCGGCACCGGCATCGTGCTGGTGCCCGAGCGTCATCCGCTGCTGCTCGCGAAAGAGGTCTCAACTCTCGACCTGTTCAGCGGCGGCCGCTTTCTCTTCGGCATCGGGGCGGGATGGCTCCGCGAGGAGACACAGCTGATGGGCGGCGACTTCGACCACCGCTGGACGCAGACCCGCGAGTCGATCCTGGCCATGAAGGAGCTGTGGACGAAGCCCGAGGCGGAATTCCACGGCAAGTACTACGATTTCCCGCCGGTGCGCTCCAATCCCAAGCCGCGGCAGAAACCCCATCCGCCGGTGCTGCTGGGAGGCGATGCCCGCAACGTGCTCGAGCGCATCGTGGACTGGGGCGACGGATGGCTGCCGAACCGGGTGACGCCCGATCAGCTCCGCGAAAAGCGCGCCACGCTCGATCGGCTAGCCCGGGAGGCCGGCCGCGATCCCGCGACCATCACGATCTCGGTGCACGGGCAGCCCGCCGACCGCGACCTGATCGAGCGACTTCACGAGGCCGGCGCCACCCGCGTCATCGTTCGGCCCGCCACCACGAGATCGGAGCCGGATATGGTGCGCGAGCTGACCCGGATCGCCGACACCGTCCTCCGCTAG
- a CDS encoding glucose 1-dehydrogenase, with product MTALADRVAIVTGAGHGIGRAIALALAAAGAQVAAADVDAGAAKATADAVAALGARSLALDIDVGDLAAIDRMVGQVLAAFGQIDVLVNNAGVTRRADIMDLTEQDWDRIMRVNAKGVFFCLQRVAREMIPRRRGSIVNVASIAGKGYAGTSNAIYAASKGSVISLTRTAAQQLARHDINVNAICPGVTVTALSEANVAVRARDEGVSVEEMKRRRNAVIPLGRANEPEDVAALAVFLASPAARNITGQSLNVDGGLVFD from the coding sequence GTGACCGCTCTCGCGGATCGCGTGGCCATCGTCACCGGCGCCGGCCACGGCATCGGCCGCGCCATCGCGCTGGCCCTCGCGGCAGCGGGCGCGCAGGTGGCGGCCGCCGACGTGGACGCGGGCGCGGCCAAGGCGACCGCGGACGCCGTCGCGGCCCTCGGGGCCCGCAGCCTCGCCCTCGACATCGACGTGGGCGACCTGGCCGCGATCGACCGGATGGTCGGGCAGGTGCTGGCCGCCTTCGGCCAGATCGACGTCCTGGTGAACAACGCCGGGGTCACGCGGCGCGCCGACATCATGGATCTGACCGAGCAGGACTGGGACCGCATCATGCGGGTCAACGCCAAGGGCGTCTTCTTCTGCCTGCAGCGGGTGGCCCGCGAGATGATCCCCCGGCGGCGGGGCTCGATCGTCAACGTGGCCTCGATCGCGGGCAAGGGTTACGCGGGCACCTCGAATGCGATCTACGCGGCGAGCAAGGGCAGCGTCATCTCGCTCACCCGCACCGCCGCGCAGCAGCTGGCCCGCCACGACATCAACGTCAACGCGATCTGCCCCGGGGTCACCGTCACCGCGCTCTCCGAGGCCAACGTGGCGGTGCGGGCGCGCGACGAGGGCGTCTCGGTGGAGGAGATGAAGCGGCGACGCAACGCGGTCATCCCGCTCGGTCGCGCCAACGAGCCCGAGGACGTGGCCGCCCTGGCCGTCTTCCTGGCCTCCCCGGCCGCGCGGAACATCACCGGCCAGTCGCTCAACGTCGACGGCGGCCTCGTCTTCGACTGA
- a CDS encoding ABC transporter substrate-binding protein, with product MTRRKLLATPAGAAALAAVGAPRGAVAQTSKRGGTLTIRAWDPPHFDHSLVHAYRTHVAISFTHSRLLRHRAGPAVKPGSLTLEGDLAESWTQPSDTTYVFRLRRGVPFHPKPPVNGRELTADDVKFTFERMLTETGSHASMYRSIAKIEALDR from the coding sequence GTGACACGTCGAAAGCTCCTCGCCACCCCGGCCGGCGCGGCGGCGCTCGCCGCGGTCGGTGCGCCCCGCGGGGCCGTGGCCCAGACGTCGAAGCGCGGCGGCACCCTCACCATCCGCGCGTGGGATCCGCCGCACTTCGATCACAGCCTCGTGCACGCCTACCGCACCCACGTGGCGATCTCGTTCACCCACAGCCGTCTCCTGCGCCACCGGGCCGGCCCGGCGGTGAAGCCGGGCTCGCTCACGCTCGAGGGCGATCTGGCGGAGTCGTGGACGCAGCCGAGCGACACGACCTACGTGTTCCGGCTTCGCCGAGGCGTGCCCTTCCACCCGAAGCCCCCGGTCAACGGACGCGAGCTCACCGCGGACGACGTCAAGTTCACCTTCGAGCGCATGCTCACCGAGACGGGCAGCCACGCCTCGATGTACCGGTCGATCGCGAAGATCGAGGCGCTCGATCGGTGA
- a CDS encoding PilZ domain-containing protein — translation MRHAKTIEPEQDQRRCPRQRVSWLVTVAAGARQYQGRTKDVSASGAKILLKERPPLGTEVGLCFRPPGRRPVETRALVWRLDGEGLACMFVGTQGADFLAAVTPRSIAAPGRPEPIPAGGTVLLASAEAGLRTLAQNALTRAGYTVLDAGPQPLLALRMAEEHRSAITLALVAAELRLMNGDLLARRLAPMLPSAKLLLMASRSAPSPATDGGLWLPTPCTDSELLARVRQALAA, via the coding sequence ATGCGACACGCCAAGACGATCGAGCCCGAGCAGGACCAGCGGCGGTGCCCGCGTCAGCGCGTCTCCTGGCTCGTGACGGTGGCCGCGGGAGCGCGCCAGTACCAGGGTCGCACCAAGGACGTCAGCGCCTCCGGCGCGAAAATCTTGCTCAAGGAGCGGCCCCCCCTCGGCACGGAAGTCGGCCTCTGCTTCCGTCCGCCCGGTCGACGGCCGGTCGAGACCCGCGCGCTGGTCTGGCGGCTCGACGGCGAAGGCCTCGCGTGCATGTTCGTCGGGACCCAGGGCGCCGACTTCCTCGCCGCGGTCACGCCGCGCAGCATCGCCGCGCCGGGGCGGCCGGAGCCGATTCCCGCGGGCGGCACCGTGCTGCTGGCCAGCGCCGAGGCGGGGCTGCGCACGCTCGCGCAGAACGCTCTCACGCGCGCCGGCTACACGGTGCTCGACGCCGGCCCGCAGCCGCTCCTCGCGCTGCGGATGGCCGAGGAGCACCGGAGCGCGATCACCCTGGCGCTGGTCGCCGCCGAGCTGCGGCTGATGAACGGTGATCTCCTGGCCCGGCGACTGGCCCCCATGCTGCCCTCGGCCAAGCTGCTCCTCATGGCCAGCCGCTCGGCTCCCAGCCCCGCCACCGACGGCGGGTTGTGGCTGCCCACACCCTGCACGGACAGCGAGCTGCTCGCGCGCGTCCGGCAGGCCCTCGCCGCCTAG
- a CDS encoding tetratricopeptide repeat protein — MTEAEALAALRSDDPALAARAEAILWRIWCESGDPELDRLLREGVEAMERRDLDRAIALFTRITERAPAFAEGWNKRATARYVAHDFAGAVEDCTETLARNPNHFGALSGQGLCHMALGQYRQAAALFRRALEVHPHLTAANHNLATALQEAVRGNGHGP, encoded by the coding sequence ATGACCGAGGCCGAAGCCCTCGCGGCCCTCCGGAGCGACGACCCGGCTCTCGCGGCCCGCGCGGAGGCCATCCTCTGGCGTATCTGGTGCGAGTCCGGCGACCCCGAGCTGGATCGGCTCCTGCGCGAGGGCGTCGAGGCCATGGAGCGGCGGGACCTGGACCGGGCCATCGCCCTCTTCACGCGGATCACCGAGCGCGCGCCCGCCTTCGCCGAGGGCTGGAACAAGCGGGCGACCGCCCGCTACGTCGCCCACGACTTCGCCGGCGCGGTGGAGGACTGCACGGAGACGCTCGCCCGCAACCCGAACCACTTCGGGGCGCTGTCCGGACAGGGCCTCTGCCACATGGCCCTGGGCCAGTACCGGCAGGCGGCCGCGCTCTTCCGCCGCGCCCTCGAGGTCCACCCGCACCTCACCGCCGCGAACCACAACCTGGCGACGGCGCTGCAGGAGGCGGTCCGGGGCAACGGGCACGGCCCCTAG